In Leopardus geoffroyi isolate Oge1 chromosome D1, O.geoffroyi_Oge1_pat1.0, whole genome shotgun sequence, the genomic stretch CCAGGCCCTATGCGGTGAGCACTCCCCGCATGTGCCAAGGCCTTACAGCTGAGGCCCTCACTTTCCTTCCAGCCCACCTGGCCCTGCCTCACTTGTACTTCGTGCTTGAGAGCGTGGGCTTTGGAAATGGTCAGGTGCGGCTCTCCCCGGTCTCGTTCTTCCATGTACTGGTTGTGCAACCTTGGTCGAGGCACCTGACTAATCTCTCCGAGTCTTGGCTTCCTTACCAGCAAAATGAGGTAAAGATGCCCCGctcagattaaatgagataatatttggAAGAGCTTCGCACACACAGTGGTAAATCACAGTAGACGCGGGCTCTCTCGTCACCATCCATCCTGCTGCAGTGACCACCTTTGCATCATCTGCAGACGCTGTTAGTGCCCAAAATCTTCAGAGAAGATGAGGAACACCTCTGGACTGAGTAGTCCCCCTCCCCAAGGATTGCATTTCAGACTCTTCCTACCCCAAATCAGTGACCATCCATCTCTGACTCTCTGCTTTTTTGTGCCCACCTTAATTTGCCCAGAGAATCTGTGTGGATGCGGGCATCCCCATGCCTGGCCTCCTCCAGAAATCATGTGAGGAGTTTTTAGCAGTTGTATGCCTCTGGAGGGGTAGTCCAGGAAATCCTGATTCTGTAGGTCAGGGGTGCCGCTCAGGAGTGGGTACCTGAAAACATCCGGAGTGACTGTTTGGAGACCAGGCACCCGAAATTCTGATCTAAATTGAATGCATGCTCACGGaacaatgaatgagtgaatgagtgaatgagtgaatgaatgaatgtgtgcaCTCCAAAGAATGGGCCCATTGGCTCCACAGCTTTTCAGAGCCAAAAACTGAGCTGCTTTATTTCCTGTGCTCTCCCCTGGTCTCACTCCCAACCCTTGCCCTGCCCTGGCGTGTATCTCTCCGtgctcttcccacctcccccctccctttctagTTTCCCACCTGACTCCCGTTAGCTCCTACTTTCCTCCTGTGCCCCCTCAGCCATGCCCACGCCACCTCCCACTGCACCATTTGCAAACTGGGGGCCTTTCCCCATCCCAAGACACTTGTGTGAGAAGAAGCTCTGGACACAAGAGTTACAcaaaacagatttatttaatGAACCTCAGTGACTAACAAAGTCAGAAAGTAGCAGAGACGTTATGAAGAGGAAGGGGCTGGAAGGGGATGGGGTAGCCTCCACCCTCTGTCCGGGGCCACCGATGAGTTCCAGGAAAGAGGTCTCTGGGGTCACCGAGGAGAGTCTCGGAAGCTTCCCTTCTAGAAGCTTCCTCCAGCCTTGACAGCATGCTTTGAGGACAGTGCTGGGCTGAGAAGGGAAGATTCTATCCTGTGAGAGGGAGACTGAGCTGAGAggagtctcttcctctctcctccttcctctgctcccaggGCTGGCGCCATCCCAGGGATGGTCAAGCTCTCCATTTACACCAAGCTGGGCTCTTCCTGCCTCCGTGGTGCAAATCTCGTCCTTCACATCCCATCCGGAGTCCTCTGAGAACAAAACCTGGAATATACACACCCTTGCCCCTAGCTCACAAAGGCCCCACCATCAATTTTGTCCTTGAGGCCTCTCTGGTGCCATGAAGTCATGCCCTCAGCCCTGCCGAGGGGCTCCTGTCCAGATGGTGAGAtgagaaaaaaacccacccagTTCTTTTCACCCCAGGCAAGAAAGCAGCCTCCTTAGAGAGAGGGCCACAGACCTGGGAAAAGGCTAAACTCGAGGCAGGGTGGGAAGGTGTGGAAAGGGGGCCACGGGAAGCTCTTTACCACCTCCTGCTTCCCTCGTGGAACTAGGAAGAATGGGACCCACCACATCGGGTTTCCCCAGGTCTTGGGCGCCACTGTCCTGGGGACAGATCTCCCCAGAGGGGCCCCAGCAGTAACATAGACTTCTCTCTTAAAGCACGGACCAGCCGTCAGAGCCCCCAAATCCAGTGGGGGGGTGGACTCATTTTTACTCTATATTGCTTCAATATGTCCCTCTTCCCCCAAGGATATTGTGTGAAGAGTGGAGGTGTGGTAGAGAGTAGGGGGTAGTTCACCCAAGTGACAAATGACTTCatctatgtacacacacacacacgcacacacacacacacaactcttgGCACCAAGAAGCACCAGTGCTCAAGAAAAAAGCCTCCTGTCTGGGGATGACAGGGTGTAGGGGGGAGACGGGGATAAGACCTGCAGCTCACAGCtctggaggaggctggaggggtgAGGAATCAGAGAGGGAAGCCAAGCAGCATATAGACTAAATACAGACTCCCTTCTTCCTCCATGTTCccctcccaacccctcccccactcatataaTGAAACAAGGAGCCGTCCCTTCATCAAATATGGTAGCCTTCCGATTGCCATGAAGAGACTGAGCGAGAGGGTCTGAGGAAATCTGTAAAAAGCATATCTTGTTGGCACTGGGGAAGGGGACGCAGGAAGGGAGGCACCCTTCTGGGATAACCTAGTGCCCGAAATCACAGCGAACTGACCCAGTTTGGGGGAAAGTTCTGGAGCTCCCAGCTGCAGAGCCTGGAGTTAACTCTTGGCTGGCACCAGCCCTCCAGTCCCAGTCCCTgctgctctgtccccctcctgcACTCTCAGGGAACCAGACAGAGCTGCAGCAGGGGCCCTGTGTGCAAGCTCCAGGATTCTTAACCCTTAGGAGCCCTGCAGACCCGGGAGgtaaaaaggggaagaaggagggattGAGGGAGGGGGTGTGCTGTGAGAGAGGTGGCTGGAGAGGATTCAGAACggaaagtgcagagagagaggaagcagggacaAGGACACGGGGAGAGAAAATtaggggaaaaggagggagaagaaaaagctgGAGAGCCATGAAAAGGGGTGGGGGCAACCCACGTCAGCTGAGCCAGCGTGACGTCCCCCATTTTATACaaatggggaaaccgaggctcagagaggtcaagagaCTGGTGCAAGGTCCATCTCACCGACACCGAGCGGCTGAGCAGGGGtctgcagggctcagtctccttCCACTAAACTACACACATCTGAACAAGACTGGAGGAGGAAGGACGCCAGGAGCGGGCAGGGAGGCGGGCGGCAGGGAAGGGGGCCAAGTGCAAGGGAGAAGGTGCTACCATGCTACCTGACTTTCAGAGAGCAGGGGGCAGAGGCCGGGGCAGGCGGAGGGCACCGGGCTCCCCTCCGACCCCAGCCCTAGTCCACCACCAGGGTCTCTTGGCTGTAGGGGATGGACTTCTCGAGCATCTGCTCCCCGCCCTTCCCCGCGTTGGGGCCGGGCCCCTGGCTGTGCCCGGAGGAGTAGCTGGCGGACTTCTCCCCGCTGCCGCTGTGGGCCGCAGCCCCGCACCGGCCCTGGCCCCAGCAGAGCACCGAGGCGCAGGCCTGGCGGAAGCGGGGGTCGAAGAAGGCGTAGAGAAAGGGGTTGAGGCAGCTGTTGACGTAGCTGACGCAGGTGCAGTAGGGGAAGACGTTCATGAGGAAGAGGTCGAAGTCGCAGGGCCAGCGCAGCAGGCCGCCCAGCGTGTAGAGCGTCTTCACCAGGTGGTAGGGCACCCAGCAGAGGGCGAAGGTCACCACCAGCACCACGATGATGCCGAGCAGCCGGCGCCGCTTCCGCAGGCCCTCGACGCGCTCCTTGCGGAAGTGGCCGGCGATGGTCTGGGCGATGAAGAAGTAGCAGGTCAGCATGACGGTGAAGGGCACCACGAAGCCCACGGCGGTGGACGAGACCCCCAGGCCCACCTCCCAGGCCCACTCGGAGCCGGAGGCGGCCACCACGGAGTAGTCCATGTAGCACTGCACCCTGGTGGTGTTCTCCAGGTCCCCGGTGGCGCGGAACACCATGACCGGCGCGGCCAGGAGGGCGGCCAGCACCCACAGGACGGCCGTGGCCGCGGCGCCGCTGACCCGCAGCCTCAGCCGAGCGTTGGCCACCGGCCTCACGATGGCCAGGTAGCGGTCGAAGCTGAGCCCGGTGAGGCAGAAGACGCTGGCGTACATGTTGACGAAGACGAGATAGCTGCTGAGCTTGCAAGCAAAGGTGCCGAAGGGCCAGTCGTAGTCCCGGTACGTGTAGGTGGCCCACAGCGGCAGGGTCACCACGAAAGTCAGGTCGGCCACTGCCAGGCTGGCGATGAAGACGTCGGCCGAGCGCCTCTTCTCGCGGCTGCTGCGGAACACGGTCCAGAGCACCAGGCCGTTGCCCGTGGTGCCCAGGAGGAAGACCAGCATGTAGATGGCGGGGATGAGGGCCCCCGAGGACTTCCAGTCCGTGTACTCGCACTCAGACTGGTTGTCCGCCCCGTAGTAGGTGTCAAAGTCGCCGGCCTCCTCCATGCTGGGCGGCGGAGAGAAGACGGGGCAGGGGCTCCCGCGGGTACCAGCTCCGTGGCTGCGGCCCCGACCGCGGCGGCCGCCCTGGGCTTCTGGCCCGAGCCTCAGGGGGCAGGCGAGAAGGGGCTGAGGGTGTCCAGAGCCCTTCCCGGCAAGCAGGAGAAGCTGCCTCCGGATCTGGAGGGTGCCTGCCCCTGCAGACGTCCCTCCGCCCTCTCCTCGCCTTGCCCCAGCCTCAGCTAAGAGGCTTCCTTGCGCCCTCCTgagtctctgtctcctccttgtctggtcactccct encodes the following:
- the APLNR gene encoding apelin receptor — its product is MEEAGDFDTYYGADNQSECEYTDWKSSGALIPAIYMLVFLLGTTGNGLVLWTVFRSSREKRRSADVFIASLAVADLTFVVTLPLWATYTYRDYDWPFGTFACKLSSYLVFVNMYASVFCLTGLSFDRYLAIVRPVANARLRLRVSGAAATAVLWVLAALLAAPVMVFRATGDLENTTRVQCYMDYSVVAASGSEWAWEVGLGVSSTAVGFVVPFTVMLTCYFFIAQTIAGHFRKERVEGLRKRRRLLGIIVVLVVTFALCWVPYHLVKTLYTLGGLLRWPCDFDLFLMNVFPYCTCVSYVNSCLNPFLYAFFDPRFRQACASVLCWGQGRCGAAAHSGSGEKSASYSSGHSQGPGPNAGKGGEQMLEKSIPYSQETLVVD